The following nucleotide sequence is from Bradyrhizobium roseum.
TTGAAATAGATCTTCGCGCCGCCGAGATGCTCGGTCAGCCGTTCGGCGAAATACAGTGGCGACGGCCGGCCGACATAGTTCTTGAGATAGCCGTTCATCTCGGCCTGGAACGCCGGATCGGCCTTGGCGTCGGCATAGGCCTTTTCCAGGTCAAGGATCAGCGGCATCAGCGTCTCGGCGACGAAGCGTCCGCCGAAAATGCCGAAATGCCCCCGCTCGTCGGGGCCGGTACGGAAGGAATTGGGCAGATTTGGATTCATCGGACCATCAGTTCTTCGGTGGCGCGGGCGGCGCGAATGAAATGGCGGATCATCTCGGGATCCTTGACGCCGGGCGCGCTTTCAACGCCCGAAGACACATCGACGCCGCCGGCGCGGGTGACGCGGACCGCTTCCGCCAGGTTATCGGCGGTGAGCCCGCCTGAAACCAGATACGGCAAATCAAGCTCGAGTTTCGCCAGCACGTGCCAGTCGAACACGGCCCCCAGCCCGCCGGGGCGGGTGGCGCCCTTGGGCGCGCGGGCGTCGAACAGGATGCGGTCGGAGACGCTGGCATAGCCCGGCAGCCCGGCAAGATCGGCGGAGGTTTCGACCGCGATCACCTTC
It contains:
- a CDS encoding phosphoribosylanthranilate isomerase, which codes for MPLLVKICGLSTRETLDVALESGADMVGFVFFPPSPRHVSLEVARDLGRQAKGRAAKVALTVDADDAMLENIVETLKPDLLQLHGKETTARVRDIKAKFALPVMKVIAVETSADLAGLPGYASVSDRILFDARAPKGATRPGGLGAVFDWHVLAKLELDLPYLVSGGLTADNLAEAVRVTRAGGVDVSSGVESAPGVKDPEMIRHFIRAARATEELMVR